CGGATACGTCCGTCTCGGCAAAGGCCACCTCCTCCGGTTGCATAATCAAATTAGGACACCAGTTTTCTTAAAGTACATAAATGAGGCTTTTGCAATCTCCGGCTACAAGGTGCAACTGCTGTGAGGACGCAAGCATACTGACCTGACTCTACACTGCCCAGCATGGCTGGGGAGGCCATGGTGAGGGGTGCTTTATGGTTTGGAGGGATCCCGGGACTCTGAAGGGGAGGTTTTGGAGAGGAGGTCCATCCAGGTGACGGGGCAGGAAGTGATGGAGACTTGAGGTGAACAGGCGAAGCAGCAGCAGACCCCAAGACAGGGGGGGACTTAatggaagcagcagcagctgggccCGCCAGCATGCCTGCCAGCTGCGATGGAGTCTGGGGGGACTTGAGGTTCCCCGAGGGTGAGCCCAGCATTGGTGACTGGACTTGGCGCATCGTGGGAGATTTCAGAGGGTTAATGCCTGGGGAATGTACCTGGCTGCCTGCCACAGATATATCCAAGGGCTTCCGCCCCAGGCCACGCTGAACTGGAGGAGCTGTGTTGAGGCTAGTGGGGTTACTGGAAGGGTTGAGAGGTAGTGGTGGCATATGACTGAGCCGGCTGTTAGTCCTTTGGTCGGGCCCAAGTGGTTCTCTGAGATTCCGCAAGCCACTGTTGCTGCCTGGACCCTGAGACATGGGAAGGAATGGTCTAGGGCCCATGCCGTACTCTTGCTGGGGGTGCTCACCAAATGGCAGGGGCACCATCTTCTGCTGAGTGGGCAGCAGGTCTGTGCCACCTGGGCGTAATTTCATCATCTCCTCAGGGCCTGCCCCAGCCTCTCTCATCTTCTGAGGTATCATCTGAGGGTTGGATCCCATGCTGACGTTTAGACTGACATCTCCCTTCATCCCACTAGGAACCATCCCAAACTCAAGTTCCCGACCAGGGCCCATCTGTGGGGGCATTCCTTTCGGAAAGTCACCCCTGGAGGGACTCAGAGGGCCCTCAACGGGTATTCGAGGGAAAATGGGATTACTCCCAGGCTCCATGTGTCGCTGGGAGCCTGGGATCATTCTATTCATCTCCATGCTGGGCCTGCTGCTTTCCATGCTCATCCCCGGGGGGAGACCCAGCTGCTTCTCTGCCAGCTGCTGTTGAAACATCTCTTCGGACAATCCTTGGGGGTTTGGGAAGCGTTCCCCTCGGCCTGGACCACTGAAGACACCCTGGCCAGGTGGGAAGTTTCGACCATCTGTGATTTTTGGCACATCGTCTGGCCAACTGACTCCAGAAAGACCTGGTCTAGATGCTGGGTTGGGGACATTCGGCCCCTCCATTTCCGAGTTTATCATTCCTGCAAATCCAGGGAGGCGCATCTGGCTCCCTGGCATGTTGGGATGGGGAGCCATGCCCCTTGGGGGCAGAGAGTGGGGTATGTTGATCCCATCGGCAAAGGGCTCCGcgccccctggcccccagccttCGCTTGGGGCCATCTGGTATGGAGGAGGAGGCCCTCGGACCACGCCCCGAGGCCCATGCTGATGGACCATCATGTCCTGGAGGGAGCACTGCTGCACGACCACTtgctcctgcttcctcctcttttcctcgTAGAACTCCTGCTGCAGTTTCAGCCAAGCTATCTGCTCGGGGGTCATATGGTCCAAGTGGTCAGGTCCCATGGGCCCAGACTGGGAGTTCATGGAAGGTGGAACCATTTCATCTGGAGAAAAGGGCACATCTCTATGTCCTTGAGGGCCAAATGGAGCTCCCACATCTGTCCGGGGCCCAGGTCCCTTCCCTAGGCTTTGGGATTGAGCCATCATGGCCTGTATTGGCCCTTCTGGTTTTTTCTGAGGTCCATCTAATACCCCAGTGTTCTGCTGGGGTCCCCCACTTTGTCCTCCTGTGAATTCTTTCTCATCGGGGAAAAGCATCCGTTGGATGTCTCGGAGCGTTTGTAAGGAGCGCTCCCGGTGCTCCAGCTGCTCCTGAGACAGCCCGTCGGGGTTCTCTCCCAGCGTGGGGGGCTCTCCACTGGACACTGGAGGAGGCGGAGGGGCTTTGGGATCTGCTGAAGAGCTATTGCTCCCTTGGGACACAGGGGTCACTGCTCGGTTATTGGGTGTCGAGTTTGGCCCGGTACCGTCTGGGGGCAGTGGAGTAGAGCTGGCAGGACTGCCTACAGAAGggatcagtttgttttctacacCAGGACTATCCCGGTCCAGGGGACGTGGGGGTGCAGCAGGCTTGGGTGCTGGTGCCGGAATGGGTGGAGTCGGCTGCAGTCTGGTATTCTGGGAAGAATTCTGGTCCTGGCTGGCTGGAGCTGGGGGCTGTTGTGGGAGGGTTTTCGGATCATTCCGAAGGGCAGATATCTGTGTGTTCTGAAgataaacaagattttaaaaatcattggtaAATGGTATGGAAAggcaatttaaaaagcaagacatGTTAAAAAGGATTTGTCCCAGTTCACATAAATCTACTCTGACATTTGCTGCAGAAACTGCCCATGTACAACCCCAGTCTGGACATGGAGacgttctgatttttttcttccactttcctGTCAAATGGCATCATCTTTCCCTTGCTGAAGATTATGTTTCAATAACTTTATAAGCATGCCAGGGGAGAGCCACTCTGCCAAAGTGAATATATTTGAGTATCTATTTCGAGGAACAGGTTTGATATCACATGTCTACTGTGTATTTCTGATTCAAAGAGAGATTAGTTTCTTGGTATGTGGGAGGCTGTACCTAACACCCTTCTTTTCCCCGAAAGTACAACTAGGTATATAGGCTCCTCATTGTCAGTCAAGAGGTCTGATGTTTTCAGCTGCAAGGGAATATACTTGTCACTTACAGCTCTGTACTCTAGCAGCCAGAGGAAGCAGGGAAGGCTACGCCGTTTCAGTGAGAGTCTCTTCTGACATGGTGACTAGCACAGTACTCCTCTCCTTGAGtttccagggagcctgatagctctggtttctgttttcagtttgtgATCACTGATTCCATATTCGATAAGAACTTGTACATTAACTGTAGTAAGATAATCCGTAAGCAGGAAGCGTCTGTGGGGAAATCTGAGGCTATCTAGCCCACGGTGTCTCTTGATCTGTTCTTTCCAATAGACAGCAGACTGCCCTTTTTATAGGTCAGATGACAGcctcattattatttattaggtACCGACGCTACACTAAGTCCTGGGTGAAAGCACATGCACCTGCGGTGACACGGATGCTGTCTGCGTGCGGAAGAAGGACGTGTACCCTGGGTCTAAACTCTGGCACTGCTGGCGGTGCCCAAGTCGGGGGTACTGCAGAAGCACAGAGGGGCCCAGCCTACAAACCCCATCTCAGGGATCTTTCGCCAGCCTCCAGCTAGCCGCATGTACCCTCCTTTGGGTGTTCCTTTGTTCCTACTTGCTCACTTAATCCTGTCTGTATTTCCAAACCCCTGAGGCTCTTCCTTACCTCCCCACTTGCTCTCTGGAAGGCTTTCCTGTGTGCAAATTTGTACACGAATCATGAATCATGTGTATCTCTGCATCGAACAGTCTGTGTTGCATAAACACAAAGACTATCTTCACGTGTTCTGTTCtgtgaatatgtatataaatgtttcatTCACAGGTACCCGTGCACATATGTCTGCACACAGAGACTGGGGTGGGAAGGCTGGCTGAACCTGCATGACTCCACATGCTCAACATGTCTCCCATGTCCCTGACTCCTGTATTGCAGTGTGGAGGtcactttcattttcctcctggTGCCATTTTAGGTTTGGTTTTGTTGGCCAGGTTCGGTTGGTCGGTTAGTTTGGGATGGGCACCGACTTCGTGTCATGTGACCAGGATAGAAGTAGTAGTTTAGTGCCACCCTTTTGATTTGAGATTTGGAGCAATGGTCATTGGATTATTCCCAATTCCATCCTTAACACCATTTCTGACTCATTTCAGCACCAGAGAAGGTAGAGATGCAAACCCTAATAAGATCTGCTGCCAAGTCAATGAAATACTGGCTGGCATTACAATGTACCCTGTGCATGCATCCTGGGatgataaaagttttaaatactatgtatacatgtgtataaaatatttaagcataaactaagatatgtatacattttaaatatcatgtACGTCCATCCTCCTCTCTTCTTGAATAGCAGAGGTATACGAAGAATGTGAAATGCCTTTTTAAGTCTAGGAAAACCCAAGCTCTGCTATGTCAATGGAGAGGGACTTTGTTGATCcatgacaaagacaaaaatgtcACTGTTTTATCTTGACTTGTCATTTAACTCATTTATTGTTACTTAACTTTTCCCACATCGAAGACTACACCCAGTACTAGTACTAGATTTTATGCTTCCTGAAAGCAAGGTCTGTGTCTTGAACCTCTTAGTGTCCCAGCAGCATTTGGCAGGATGCCCTGACAATGCCAGTCACAGAAACAACTTTTGGTTCCATGTGGAACGCTACATGGATTCAAGCAACCACTGCACGTTTTTTCTAACGTGGCTTATGGTAGGTACTTAAGTTCCAGACAGGAGACACAATAACATTTATTGGAATTTTGGAAATATCAAGCAATTAAAAGTATTTAATGGTCCTCTCACTTTGAAGTAAGGAAGAATCATTTTGAAAGTCACTGAGACTCTAATTAGCAGATTAGCAGCATGTACTCCAGTACGAAGGCTTGAGTCGTTCCTCTTCTGCTCTGCAACTAACTCAAGAGCATTTGTTAGCTGTTAAAAACCTGCCCTGTACACACGGTTTGAATTCAGATTTTCCCAGGGATGGCTACATGAAAGAAATCGGACATCTCCTCATATACCTCCTGTTTTATCCTGTGTCCTTCTCTCCTAGTAATCCCTCAGTTTACCTGCTTGCTAAAGGAAAGGCCAGTACAGCATGATCTGCCTGAAACCACATAATACCACAAGTAGGTCAAATGCCCGCGATGCAACTTACACCATCGAGACTATCTCCCACCTTTATGGGCACTAGAGAGCCTTTAAACCACACTCTACTTCCAAAATGGCCTACCAGAGGGGCTGTGCTTCGTTCTGTCTTGCTGTTAGAGATGTTCTGGATGTGGAAAGAGACGATAGTTTCAACCTGGCCTTTCAACACAGCTTCTGCGGCTCTGCAGAGACAAGAGAGATGCACACACTAGGATTTGCTTCTACTCCACTACCTGTAACTGCAAAACACTTTAACCCCAGAGTGAACTTGTAAGTGCGGAAAGGAAGGTGGTTCTGTGCAGAGAGCCATCAGAAATGTTGAGTAAGAATCAAGAAAcacaaattttcattatttgtgtCTATCATTTACCATCAGACTCCTGGAATCTAATGATAACTATTAGCAAAATCTCAAAAGAGGCATTAAAAAACCCCAAGATTTTCTCCTTCCAACCAATACACTGTGGTAGGTGTTTTATAGAATCCTAGTTCAAAACCCCAACATGAAAAGCAAACGTGAACTCTCTCAACACATAATAATAAACTAAGGCTGTGGAAATTCACTCTGTCTGTATGTAGGGTACATTCACATtttgtataaattaaataagcaaaaaaaatctGCTGACCCATCCATCAGAAACATAGGTACCAAAACATTCACAGTAGTTACCTCTATTCCAGACACATTTCTCTTTTtagctatttatattttctaatcatTCTAAGACAGACACAAGTATTACTTGTGTTATTTAAAACAGAATGCTAAATTAGAGAAAAGTGTCTACTGTGTAATCAAtctcttttatgtttaaaaaagatcTGTATCTTACAAGCACAAAAACCTTCTGGAAGGAAAGCCAAAGAAGTATCATCAGTGGTTGCCTCTGGAGAGAGAGGGTCAGgaggttttgtattttattttattttacccatttctgTACTGTTAACTTCAAGTGATATAACacatgtgggggaaaaaaggattaGCCTTCAGTGGGAATAAGAACTCAGGCGTCCAAACACACAAGCCCTGCCAACAGCAAGACCCAGCTGTGAACTTACTTATTGGCCATCTCAGTAGAAAACACATACACCACTTTGGCGGGAGTCTTCTGAGCAGGTGTGGGCTCTGGGGCAGTAGTCTGGCCATGGGAGGGGGTGGAAGACCTGGGGGCTGGAGCATTGGATGGGGTCATCGAGTGTGGTGTGTGCTGGGAATCCTGGGACTTTATGTGGTCAGCAGAATTACATTCTAAAAGAATGAGAAGAGTGgtgtcagagaaaggaaaaatctgcTTCTGCCAGCATTTACAGCACCACAACACAAACCCACCTTGAGAATTTTAAGGAGGAAGCACCTTGCTAAGAGAAAACCTCTTCAACTCATAAAAATTCCAAAACGCTTCTCCCCAAATGACAAAATTACTAAGCACTAAGcactctttccctctacctcctTACTTGTCTATTATGCACCCTTCAGACATTAGCACAAGTGTCCCTCCTTCCTGGAAACCTTTTTGGAACCTCTTGGACTAGATGCCCCAGTGAGTTGAACCACAGCCCCAAATCCTCTTATTTCagcatttatcacattttatCATAATTGTTTAATGATCTGCAGTCCAGGTTCACTCAAATTCTTGGGGATGGCAGCTGCATCTTGTGACCATGGTCCCCTACTGCGCAGCATAGTGCTGGCGCTCATGGCAGGCCTCCCACAAATACctgaggatggaaggaaagatgggGGAGCAATCACCCACGTTCTTACTTCTAATGTGGGCTGGCAGGAAGGAGTGGGGGGGGGCGTCAAACTTCCACCCCTGGAATGCGACTTCACACTCTGGCCATAGTTAAGGTTTCTGGTTTTCTACTAGGAGGGAAAACAACTGAAGCCACAGCCATTGGCCCCATATTCCTCCTGGCTAGCTCTATTTTGGTGCCTCCCCCGTTTCTACCACATGTCACCCCTTGTTTCTGCCACACGGGAATCAGCTGTGACAGACCCACACAACTGCCAGGGCTTCCTCTCATGCCTAGTGGCAAAGTGGTAACCAGAGAGAACCCCAGTCTCACAGAGTTCAACTGACAGAGGAGAATAAGAGATGCCGGGAAAACTGCTCCAGTGTAGGCCCCTGGCATAGACAAACGGGAGCTCGAGACTGAAGGAGAAACAGCACAGAAGCCAGAAACATCCCCAAGAACGTGGTGAGGACTGAGAGAATCCTGCCATCACCCCCGTAACATGTGCATCCTGAAGGGCAAGAACTCTTCCATGAGGCAGTCCCAGACCATTCTTCAGGGAGTGGGAAAACAAGGGGAAGCAGTTCCACCCTAACAAGCTGCGACAACTCCTGAACCTGGTACCTACTCTCCCCACTCGGCTGCTCTGAGGCTCTCCAGCATCCACCAATGTCAGAGGCCTTCCCTCGGGAATAGCTACTTCCCTCTGAGTCTCAAAGATCTTATAGACATACCTTTAATGTCAGAGTCATCgtttggagtcccaggatctctCTGATCAAAGGAGTCGGCGGAAATACTTCGCTCCCTTTTCCCCTTGCCCTTGGCACCATTTCCAGCCCCATTCTTCAGCCCCATGCTCCCACCTGGGCCGGGGAGTGCTTTAGGGGTATGGCCCCCACTCCTGGAGTCACAGGGGGATGGCTGGGATTGGCTGGCTGAGCCCCCCTGTTTACCCTGATTGGAGAATTTGGAATCCAGCTGGGGGTTTCCAGATGGGGACATCACTGTAGGAGGACGGACCATCACCTCCTGCTTTGACTTAGGGCTACTAAAAGAGACAAATAACAAAGGGAGATCAGATGCCGGATCCAGCTGGTCTGTCCAAATcagggagaagcagtttctaGAGTAGGTTAAGGAGATGCAAAGGACTGAGGGACCACCCCACCTTTCACCTCAGTCACTTCCTTGATCCCTCCAGCCCCACTCTCATCTTGGAGCTGACAGAGAGGAGGATCAGGCCTGCCTGGGCTGGGGAATCCTACAGTCACGTGGGGACCCATCTCTAGGGCTTCTGTCAGTAAAGGACAATGGTCTCTATGTACATAGAGAACTCACTCTCACACTAAGACTAGCTCAGAGTAAACAAACAGGCATCGTTAAGATCAAAACACTACCCACCCCAGCTGATGACAGGGAACAACTGTAACGGGAATCTAGCTTCCCTGCTGGAAAATACgggcaggacccagagagcaTGAGAGGAAACCCGCTGGTGAGTGGAGGGTTAGGGAAACCCTGCCGGATGTGAATCCCTCCAACAAGCAGTACTGTGTACCAGAGCACATACACTAACTGGAACCCCAAAGGATGaggaaaaaattctttaaaaaatatcaatttgggggcacctgggtggctcagtcagttaagtgtctgtcttcagctcaggtcatgatcctgggatcctgggatcaggccctaagttgggctccctgctcagcagagagtctgcttctccctctgcccctccccctgctcatgctttctctccctctgtttctctttaaaaataggggcacctgggtggctgagcgtctgccgttggttcagggcatgatcctggagttctgagttgagtcccgcattgggctctccctgcagggagcttgcttctccctctgcctatgtctctgcctctctttctctgtgtctctcatgaataaacaaaatcttttaaaaacacatatcaATTTAAGTACTGTGGAACACAGGAAAATACTTCACAGCGGGGGACTAGGGGCTGGTCCTTTTGTCCTAAGACCCAAGGCCTTGTCACCATCCCAGGCCTTGGTTTAGTACATTGTATTGGGTGGGCTCTAAGGTCCTTTCCTCTGTGCtttgggagggaggtggtggtaAAGAAGCACAGTCAAAGAACAGCTGGCAAAAGAATAACAATAGAAAACTCTAACAGAAAGTCTGATTGCACTGTGGCCCGTTTACTATTCTAACACTAtttacttctctgttttctcttcctttccccactTGGGTCCACTTGCTTCCGCTTGAACACACTGTTCCCTCAGTGAGAGTTCGAGGTCCACTTATGACAATCCCCAAGGGGCAGCTGGGTAGGCCCCAGCCCTTACCTCTGTGTGTTTCCTGACGGGGAGTTCCTCACTTTAGGGTTACTGGAATGCATTGATTGAAATCCTGAGCTTGCAGTCACAAACAGGGATGGGCTCACCGAGTTCCTCTCGGGCAGCAACAGAAGCAGCTGCTCAGGGCAGTGGCAGCGGCCCGCTGCTTGTTGGGTGCGTCCCTTAGCGCTGGCCACCTGTATgcctttttcctctttgtttttctttgctgtggaaGTGGGTCCTTTCCCCTTGCAGCTCCAGCATTCTCTGGGTGTGTGCCTCCTGCTGCCAAAGGAAAATCTCGCATCTCCAGGGCACACTATGGGAAAAGGCCACCCAAAAAGGGTTGGGAGCAAAAACACAAAAGACACAAAACACCCTTACAACAGGATCAAAGTTAAAGCACTAGCCAACTCGAGGATGTGGCAGATAGATCACTCCTCAGCTTCCAACAGGGTTAAGGGAGCAGCGATGTTCATGCTCTGGCGCTCAGGCAGCTGAAGAGTGACAAGATTTTCTGCCAAGCACTTGAGCCTCCCACCAAGTATCATGTACCAGGCGTTTGTAAGcacataagaaaaacattttatcttcAGGCACATATTCTCCCTTACATTTCTCTACTTTCAAATACAAACCCGTCAAAAgcttgagtttttcttttttcaaaacgATGCTTTGCAACCAGAGGGTACTACTCCAAATCCAAAGCAACTGTCTGGTGTTTCACCTCCGATGGGAAACGATGGCACTGAAATGTAACAAACCCATCCCGATTCCCAACCATGAAACAAATTAATCTGTGTTTACATTCTCAGGGCCTCAGGATGGAGAGACATTGGAGGAGGTACTCCTGAAACCAGCTATTGAGCCAATACCAAATACAATCAGTTCTGCCCCCTGACTTCCATGATCTTTCTATTAAATTATGCCAAGGATGTGTCTTGAGCTCTGTTTAATGACAGGGACCACAGGCATGGGTAAGCATGGGAATGATCCATAATACTGAAGGTAAAAGAACAGCTTTGAAAGCTAAGATATTTTTTGAGCCAATTTGCAAGGCTAATTCGAAGCATAAAGGTCAAGAAAATACTCCCAAACCTAGCCAGAGAACAAATGAGAAAGCCCTTTACTTAAGGAAGCCTAAACTAGTTCAGGGAAAACCAAGGTACAATTTCAGTCACTGCTCCTTCCAGGGAAGTTCCCAATAGGGTTTTCTCCTCaactccctcctctcctcctgtgATCTTGCTGCTAGGGTATGGGGCTGAAGGAAGAAGATGCCAGATGCAGGATTAGTTAGTGCCTGAAGAACCAAAGGGAATTAGAAGTAGCTCAGGTGTTCCAGCTTATATATAGGCACTTTGAGAGGCTCCAGGACTGGACAAAGGAGAGTAGTTCTAGTCCAGGTTTTGGCATTGAGCAGGATCACTGCCAAGTGTGAAATGtccattttttcatttggaaagtgCAATAGTCCCAGCTATTTAACCTGAGCCGCTGAAAGGAATTGGTGGAGGTTCTTGGTACAAAcgattgcatttttttctttttaaatgaagaagtcaggaaaaagaactagaataaaaTGTTACAGAATGTTTCTATGCCGACCTTAGGAGAAAACATCCTAAAAAACATTTTGGTCTTGATTATACTTAAGGTTGTATTTTCATCCCTCACCaccttcagctttttttttctctccagtttAAACCATAAAATTGATTGCAGTTGTCAAATTTGACAGACGTGATCATACACAATTCTGTGACCTCTCACCAACATCAGCAAACACCGGTAAAATAGAAGTAGCAAATGAATCTTGCACGGACAAAGCCATCAGAAAACATTTATATCAGGAACAGAAAAGCAGTTACCACCTAGATAGTCCCCTTCTATAACTTCAGGCACTTTCTGTCTGCATCACACATTTCGAGCACTCGATCATATGGCATACTGAATAGTCCTATGTGTTATGTTTCATCTCCCTATGAAGACTATGTTCTTTGAAGACAAGAATCCTGTTTTAAAGttctttggcaaaaaaaaaaaaaaaaaaaaaaaaaagttctttggcTTGTCTCTAATACTCAGCATGATGTACTAAGATGTGTTTGGACCCTCTGTGACTTACTCAAGCTTCTCCCAGAACGGAAACACCTGGCATTTGTGTTGCACTCTTTTTCCAAAGGAACTCAAAACCTATTACAAATACCAAATCACCTCAATCTGCCAGGCATTTCTGAAGAGTCAGGAGCAATGATTATTTCTAATAATACTGTGAGCATGTAACACTTGTATTTCAAAGTACTCCTACAGACAGTTTCTTATTCTCGAAAGTTGCTCAACCTGGAGCAACAGGCATCTTACAGATGAATGGACAGAGTGCATATGACTGGTGTGTGTGGCTTCTCTGAGGTTTTGCCATTGGCTCTCCCTGACTCTGCTCTTCCTCAAAGCCACCTCTTCATCATAACTTTATGggtggagagagagcacagaaggctGAAACTAGCATGCGGACTCAGTGATGACAGGGAACAAGATGCAGGGTTTTCAACCCAAGATCCAGGGGAGTTGCTGAACTAAGTCACCCTTGCCTTAGCCttggctgagaaaaaaaaaaaaaatccaccgaGTGTCTTATCATATATTCCCAAAGATTAGAATTAGGTTCTTTGGCTCCTCCATTTGCAGGGCGGTACTCACCTGTTTACCTGAAAGGTTGGAAAAGCTGTTCCACAGAAGATGCTTCATTATAGCCACAGAAAGATTTTTTCCTCCCATATAACGAAATCTCCTAACTTTAAGATCTACTTATTCAatgtttctcccttttcttcttagATCTTATTTAACATTCTTCCGAAGTAGGTGTCAGGCACTCTTTTAAGCACTGTCTGTGCATACTAAACTCACAGACCACAATGCCACTCTCCCCACttgagagatgaggaaactgggccTCAGAATTATTTAGCTGTTTGCCGGAGCACAAGGTGGATCACACCTGAGTTAGCCATACACCAGTAAGTGGGAGAGCTGGCACTGGGCCAGGCACCCTGGCTGTGCTCGTCATCACTCTGGCACCTTTCAGGATGGGGACTTGGTGGACAAGGGGAGCCAGTGCACAAAATATAGTGCTTGGCAGCAGAGCATGAACATGCGGGGTTAACTATGACTATGATGACTACTACTCTCTAGCCAGCACGCTGGCTCATCTTGCTGAATGTTATTTCATATCTTATTCATCTCCAACTGTCCccttcctgcctttcctcccCTTTCTCAATGCATGGTCTTGCCCAGGACTTAACAAGAAGTCACCGGGCAGGATGTGACATGCTCACCACCAAATGTGCCAACCTACTTTCAGAGTACCtatcctct
This region of Vulpes vulpes isolate BD-2025 chromosome 8, VulVul3, whole genome shotgun sequence genomic DNA includes:
- the LOC112907777 gene encoding uncharacterized protein, producing the protein MRDFPLAAGGTHPENAGAARGKDPLPQQRKTKRKKAYRWPALRDAPNKQRAAATALSSCFCCCPRGTR